A portion of the Cervus elaphus chromosome X, mCerEla1.1, whole genome shotgun sequence genome contains these proteins:
- the LOC122690517 gene encoding serine/arginine-rich splicing factor 2-like, producing MSYSRPPPNVGDLISLKVDNLTDRISRRTLRRIFERYGPVGDVYIPRDRFTLESRGFAFVRFYDKHHAEEAMDALDGVMLDGRELWVQMARHGRLLDFHQGRRQKTPPQGQERQSHSLRLRRCRRSSTRSRSPCQARSRFSRSKSPSRSCDSSPSSSESRSFSATTSRSRFRSLPPGRKYRS from the coding sequence ATGAGTTACAGCCGCCCTCCTCCCAACGTGGGCGACTTGATTTCCCTCAAGGTGGACAACCTGACTGACCGCATCTCACGCCGCACCCTAAGGCGCATCTTCGAGAGGTACGGGCCTGTCGGCGATGTGTACATCCCCCGGGACCGCTTCACTCTAGAGTCCCGCGGCTTTGCCTTCGTCCGCTTCTATGACAAGCACCACGCTGAGGAGGCCATGGACGCCCTAGACGGGGTCATGCTGGATGGCCGTGagctgtgggtgcagatggcACGCCACGGTCGCCTCCTAGATTTCCACCAAGGCCGCCGCCAGAAAACTCCTCCCCAGGGTCAAGAACGCCAGAGCCACAGCCTGAGGCTTCGTCGCTGCCGCAGGTCCAGCACCAGGAGCCGATCGCCATGTCAGGCCCGATCTCGCTTCAGCCGCTCCAAGTCTCCATCTCGCTCCTGTGACAGTTCGCCATCATCCTCAGAGTCCAGATCTTTCTCAGCAACCACGTCTAGGTCTAGATTCAGAAGCCTTCCACCAGGAAGAAAGTACAGGTCCTGA